From one Dryobates pubescens isolate bDryPub1 chromosome 2, bDryPub1.pri, whole genome shotgun sequence genomic stretch:
- the CDCA7 gene encoding cell division cycle-associated protein 7, translating into MESSAEICRRLWGGHAEYPILRGCQMHLPGRGRQRGKGAAGPRPAPLSPSHFGANLQFAGARHAAASMAPSRPQRRCSGRENLRAFRNTKLIPMETSSSSDDSCDSFGSDNFANTKCKLRTDIKEELAKIFHEASDDESFCGFSENEIQDALKLESDSEENDESAASEVAQRRQKCSVPLKVVMQFTPRRSERRKCEVEPLPEQQMPTPDSDSDSEENGAMFLEKRALNIKENKAMLAKLMAELQNVSGIFDGRKSLPTVSHGPKRLPRHSLPRSALRRNPDRSSRPHTRSRSLIEGPPTPLPVEEDDRYILVRRRKMSDEYPEHEARTPRRGHRGAMAFPHVVRPVEEITTEELNNICGSARDKVYNRATGSTCHQCRQKTIDTKTNCRNPDCIGVRGQFCGPCLRNRYGEDVRTALLDPTWRCPPCRGICNCSFCRQRDGRCATGVLVYLAKYHGYDNVHAYLKSLKQELGMED; encoded by the exons ATGGAGTCCTCAGCAGAGATATGCAGACGACTGTGGGGTGGGCACGCTGAGTACCCGATCCTGAGGGGGTGTCAGATGCATCTGCCAGGACGTGGGCGCCAACGCGGGAAAGGCGCCGccgggccccgccccgcccccctcAGTCCCAGCCACTTTGGCGCGAACCTTCAGTTCGCCGGGGCTCGCCACGCCGCCGCCAGCATGGCTCCGTCGCGCCCGCAG CGCCGTTGCTCAGGAAGGGAAAACTTAAGAGCATTCCGAAATACTAAACTGATTCCCATGGAAACATCCTCATCCTCTGATGACAGTTGTGACAGTTTTGGTTCTGATAATTTTGCAAACACA AAATGCAAACTGAGGACAGATATTAAAGAAGAACTGGCAAAAATTTTTCATGAAGCTTCTGATGACGAATCCTTCTGTGGCTTTTCAGAAAATGAGATTCAAGATGCATTG AAATTGGAATCAGATTCAGAAGAGAATGATGAAAGTGCTGCAAGTGAGGTGGctcagagaaggcagaaatgctCTGTTCCTCTAAAAGTAGTCATGCAGTTTACACCTCGAAGATCAGAGAGGAGAAAgtgtgaggtggaacctcttccTGAACAGCAGATGCCCACTCCAGATTCAGACTCTGATTCTGAAGAAAATGGTGCCATGTTTTTAGAAAAAAGAGCTTTaaacataaaagaaaacaaagcaatg CTTGCAAAACTAATGGCTGAGTTGCAAAATGTTTCTGGTATCTTTGATGGAAGAAAATCGTTGCCAACTGTGAGTCAT GGACCAAAGCGACTTCCAAGGCATTCATTACCCAGAAGTGCTTTGAGGAGGAACCCAGACAGAAGTTCACGGCCTCACACAAGATCTAGGTCCCTAATTGAAGGTCCTCCTACACCTTTACCAGTAGAGGAAGACGACCGGTACATCTTGGTGAGAAGAAGAAAGATGTCTGATGAATACCCAGAG CATGAAGCCCGAACTCCCAGGAGGGGTCACCGTGGTGCCATGGCTTTTCCACACGTTGTGCGCCCAGTTGAGGAGATAACAACAGAAGAGCTGAATAATATTTGTGGATCTGCTAGAGATAAAGTGTATAACAGGGCCACA GGATCCACCTGTCATCAGTGTCGCCAAAAAACCATAGACACCAAGACGAACTGCCGTAACCCTGACTGCATAGGCGTACGGGGGCAGTTCTGTGGGCCCTGCCTCCGCAATAGGTACGGGGAAGATGTCCGAACGGCATTGCTGGATCCG ACCTGGAGGTGCCCACCATGTCGTGGAATTTGCAACTGTAGTTTCTGCCGACAGCGAGATGGCCGATGTGCTACAGGTGTCCTGGTCTATCTGGCCAAGTACCATGGCTATGACAATGTCCATGCCTACTTGAAAAG